The window TCAAGCCCATCACCAGAACAACGCTATGCTCAGGATTCGGCATCAAGAACATCAAGGCTGTCTGCAGCGAGCGGAAAGATTCACTTACTTTATCTTCAGCATTTTGGAGCACGAACGGAGCCCCGTGGTGTAAATGCTTATGGCCACGCAGCAACTTATGCGTTGACTGAGGAATCTTTGCAAACACGCTGAGACCTGTTTCGCGCTCGATTTCGGAAGCACTCTTGGCGCCATTCCTAAGAATATACATCAAGAACACGAATAAAACTCCGAATATGAATCCAAACACAACAGAAGCCATCAAAATACGGGATTTATTCGGCTTTGTTTGACTTTGCTCTACCTGCGCAAAATCCACTATGCGCACATTACCCACCTCGCCCGCACGCACCACGCGCAACTGCTGGATATTGTTGAGCATGTTGGTATAGACTTCATTGTTGACAGCAACTTCCTCTTGCAGCCGCTTCACCTCTTGCTGTGTCAGCGGCATTTTCTCAGCATTTTTCTTAAGCGCAGCCAATTCTGCACGCAACTTATTCTGCTGCTTAACAATCGTCTGCACATTCGGGTGTTCCGCCTTGAACAAACGAAGGGCAGACTGACGTTCCTGCTCTAACTGCATAATTTGACGCTGCAGTTGCCCTTCCTTGTCCAAATGAGCCTTGGTTTCACCACTTATGTCAACGGATCCTACCTTATAGCGGTAATCGGCCAAAATCTTCTCGGCGCTATCAAGTTTCGCCTTGACCCCCGGCAACTGGCCTTCAAGGAACTCCAAAGTCTTTTCGGCTTCGGCACTGCGCATTTCCACATTCTGCCGTAAGTATGTTTTCGCAATTGTATTCAAGATTGAGGCCGCACGATCTGGATGGCGATGACTGTAGCGGACAGAAATGATGCCAGTCTGTTTTCCCTTTTCCATGACATTCAATCCAGCTGCCAAAGCACGTTCGGCCTTCAAAGGAGTTCCGCGCACCAAGGCAAACTTCTGCCCCTTGCGAGCATCCATAAAATTCACACGAATAGCAAGAGTGTCACCCGCATATTCCTTAAAAGCAACCTCTCCAACAACGCCATCTAAGACATTTTTTTCGTCCGAAGAAACCACGGAATAGGCGCTATCGCTTTTGGCAACAGCCATCCACTTTTTCGCACGAACTTTTTCGGGGATTCGCAAGGAATCGACATCCATGCGGCCTTCCTTATGTGTAAGTCTGTCCCAAAAACCGATTGGAACCGTCCATACATAAAGATGCTCTTTCGCAACGACATCACTTAAAACCATTCGGCTCTTGATAAGCTCAATTTCTGCATCAGCAGGGCTTGCCAAATCTAGGACAGCCCCCATTTCGCCAAGAGCCTTTGTAGATTTACTGCTGGTTCCCTTGACATTCACCTGCAACAGGACATCGCTCGTAAACAGCGGACGAACCCACATGGCATAAGTGGCGCCAAGCATTGCAGCAACAATGACAAACAGCGCAACCAGGAACTTTTTTTTCCAAAGAAGCAGGGCAAATTCAACTATGGTTAATGAATTTCCTAATGACGATATTTTTTTCGTATTCTCATTCATATTTTGAAACATTTTGTTAAAAGATTAACATAATCAAATTCGTTGGGCCGTCTAAATATGGCTTTTTCTCACATTATATTAAACAAACCCGTTTTCACAAAAAAATAACAAGCTCATGAGGTTTAGCACCCGATTCACATTCAAGCAACACAACTTCCCCATCAACAATACATTGACATCCTTTAACATTCATCATACAAGCATTAAGTCATTCGTGACACTCTAACAGATTTTACGATTTCGCATCAAAAATATTAACGTGCTTCATCCGGTTTCACCAATGAATCTAACAGGAATTCTGCTTTTTTTCTGATTTTTTTGAAAATCTATCGAAATACTTACGTTAGACATATTACACCTCATCCTAAATATAACAACACTGTAACAGAAAAGCAACAACCTTCACATATTCAAAGGACTCTTAGACAACAAAAACATCCAACTCAGAAATTTCTATAGAAACCAGTGCTTTCAAGAAATCTTTTTTAGAATTTTGATTATGGGTGTTTTCACCAAATTTCGTTCGAAGGGATTCATAGATAGCAGGAAAAATAGAGGTATATACACAACCAAATAAACTCCAACACAAACCACCCATTTCTGCCATGAATCAATTACAAATCCTTGCAATATTAGGTAACAAACAAATGTCATTATGATAGGCATTATAGACATCTTAAAAATGTTCATCCAAAACATAAAAACATCTATTTTTTGTCTAATTTTGTAATAGACATTCATCACAATCACTTGAGCTACAACAAGCCCAATTGCAATGCCAATTGCACAACCAATTCCACCATAATGTTTTGCAAGGGGGATTTGAATACCCAAGCTTCCTAATGCAGCCAACAAGCTAAGAATACTTCGAAATTTCACTTGATTTCTAGCTTGAAGTATCACCAATCCGATATTTTGGATTAAATCAACCGTAAATGGAATGAAGAAAATCATCGATATAACGTAAGCATCCTCATAACCGGAGCCGGCCCACAAAACAATAAAAGATTTTCCAAATAAGAAAAAACCAGATAAAATCAAAGCAATAACACAATATTGTACCCTTCCCGTTTTTAAAAACAAATCTGATACAACTTTTTCATCAGCATTTTTAACGATCATCGCTGTAACTTTAGGCAAAAAAACATTGCTTATTGCGAGAGAAAAGCCCATGTACATACGCTGAAGTTGTATTGCAACAGCAAATACAGCAACAGCCGCCGTCCCCACATAAGCACCCAACACAAATTGGCCAGTACTCCAATAAACCTTATCCATCACAACACTCATGAATATCCACATAGAAAAAACTGAAATCTCTTTAAGAAAGCCCCATTGAATCCGTCCAAACTTCAAACGAATTTTCAGAAAGCGTCTACAATAAAGGTAATTGCAACCCAAAGAGAGTAAATTAAAGATTGTTGTTACAACAACCATTGCAACGGCTTTGTATCCCAAAACAAGCAAAACAACCATTGTTATCGTATTTAAAAATATACGGATAATTGCGACAATTTTCTGAAAAACAAACTGTTCATACGCAACAATAATAGAACCAAACAAGCTCAACGGGAATGTGATTGCCAAATTAGCAACCATTAACGCAAGAACCAGTTTCGTTCTTCGAAGTTCGTCCACACTCATTGCAGCATCAAAAACTCTTTCAGCATTACAACACAGAATTCCACCCACAATCAACGTCACTACGCCAACAACACAATAAAGCAAAAAAAACATTCCAAACATTTTGTACTGTTCATTAAGCTTTCCTTCTGCACGATATTTTGCCGTATAGCGCACAATAGCATTACCAAATCCAAAATCAAGGATCGTCAAATACGCAACCACCGATGCCGCTATTGAATACAACCCATACTCAGATTTTCCCATCATGCGAAGCATAAACGGAGTATAAATAAGGCCAACTAGGTTCTGAAGTCCCAGAACCAAATACGAAAGCGCGGCTCCAATTTTCAGTTGAGATTTAAGCATATCTTTACTACATGGATTTTCAGAGACTATCTAAATTTTTACAGACATTTCCTTATTTTTTTCTCAACAGAAAACTTTAATTTCCAGATGCTAAGCAAAATTCTCGAAACACGCCATGATTTTCCTAAAGAAAATCGAATAAGTGAATCTAATTTTTTGAAACCTCCAAAGCCATTTTCAAACAACACATTCGTTTCTGGAAGCAAGCCAACAAACTCATCTTTTTTCATATCTCTCAACAAAAAAGCTGTTCGTTTCGCCTCTATTTTACGTTTTAACAAAAGCGATATGTCAAAACCATCTTTTGATTCAAAATAGTCAATAAAAAAAAGCATCGAATTGAGTTTTTTTCTTGACACAACCTTAACAAGACTATTATCATTCGAATAGCAAATATAATGATAAAAAGCCTTTGGTACATACGAAATGCGTATAGGATTAAATGTCAAACAAACACAAACAAACAAATCTTCCCACACAACCAAATTCGTCGGAAACAAAAGATTATTTGAAACAAAACACTCTCTCTTAATCAATTTATTACAGCATGAGCCATGTAAATCAAAGAAAAATTCGCGCATAACATCTCTATGATTTAACGACTTTGGTTTTTGTGGCTTGCAAATTAATTTGCTCTGATAATGAAAAATAAAATCACAAATAACCATATCAGAAGAATTCAAAACAGCACTAGCATACATTTCTTCAAGCATATTTGGTTCGACCCAATCATCAGGATCAATATGAATAACATATTCTCCAGACGCATTTTCCATACCACATTGTCTCGCTGAGCTCACGCCTCCATTTTTTTTATGCACAACAACAACATTTGAGTGCTTATGCGCATAGTTATCACAAATCAAACCCGAAGAGTCAACAGACCCATCATCAACAAGTATTACCTCATAATCTTTAAAAGTTTGATTATCTAAGCTATCCAAACATTTGCACAAGCTTTTTTCAGCACAATAAACTGCAACAATAACAGATATCTTAGGCATGAGCCATTCCTTTCTTCAATTATCAAGTATTGTCAACCATTGATTGTCTTTCAGACAAACCAAATACATCTTCCTGTGGATATGCTATACCCATAAAGTATCCCAAACCAACAGCAAAAAAACCAGAAGAGATTATCATTTCCGCAGTAACAGGCAAATAATACATCGAAAATAGAGATTTACCTATTCCTATAAGAAGTAGAACTCCCAACGCAGTATAGGCATCTTTATTTTTTTTTGATTTCATCCAAGACATAAAGAAACCAATCCAATAAACAAGATAGAGAAGAACGCCAACAACACCCTGTTCCAAAAGAATACCCAACCAATCGTTATGAGCAAAAGATACATTTACTGATAAGGTTTGGTTTGCACCCATTCCTAAAAAAAACTCCCTTAGATTCGTATGATTTAAATAATAATCAAGAATGACCTTACCATAAGAATCTCTTCCACTAGAATCTCCTGCTAAAGTTTGTTCGACTCGTAAAGCAAAGTAAGGACTATTTTCTATTTGACTTAGAATAAAATCATATATACCTACAGACGCAATAAACAGCAAGAAAACAACTAATAATTTCTTTTTTATTGAAGAGCCCTGCAACAAGTTCCATACAAAAAACAACGAGCATAACGCACACAATAATATAGGTCCTCGTTTTACACCTAGAACGCAAAAAGTAAATATTGCACAGACTCCGGAAAACTGCAACAAGACACTTTTCTTTAAAAGTACAACAAATGGAAACAGGCTCAAAAAGGAATACACACATGTTACAGTAAATTCATCATCATCCAAGCCAAGTTTCGAAGCCTCAATTATCTTTTCATTTGAAAAAACTTGAAACGCAAAAACACTCGAGACAAAAGCAATCAAAAAAAACAGTTTCATTTCACCATTTTGAAGGATTCCTCTACTGGAAAATGTGTAAACAACAATTGAAGAAAGCATAGATGTTAACAGCCATAAAACATAGTCATAACTATTAACAAAACGTCCTCCTCCTTGCCAATATATATTTTCTCCAAGAATGGCAATATAAGCGCCATAGATAAAAAGGAAAAATACAAATACAAAAAGCACTTTAAAGTATGCGGGCAAATTGAATTTTAAAACAGCATATACGGAAAAAAGCAAAGATGTTAAGGAAAAAATGAATAACAAAGCATAATATACTTTCGTTGAAAAATATACATATGGAAGAAAAGCCATTACTATCCACGAAAACAGATAAACATATGCAAAAAATTTAATTAATGACATAATTACTCACATTTCATCTACAACATTTATCAAGCACCGTTTTCGCCATTTCATTTATAAAACAATACAATCTTGGACTAATGAAAAACACAAAGCTTTTCATTTTTGTTTTCAGAAGTTTTGAATTCCTCAGCAAAAAAAATTTTCCACTAAAAGGAAAAGATTTTTTATATAAATTTCCCAACTGATATATAGACAAATACTTTTGAACCAAGCTATCCCGCAGAAATCTTTGCAAAGTAAAATCACTTATTCTTTTATAAAGGATTTCTAATTCCAAACATGTCTCATAAAAATCCATTAAATTTTGACTTTTATCTTTTTTTGTCATAATTGATTCTGGACGAATTTCGTATCCATAATGCATAATACCTGAATAAACAACACTTTTAGCAGCAAGAATTGCTCTTGGAGTAAATTGTTCATCCTCGTGAAGAATTCCTTTCTTAAACATCAATTTATTTGCGTCAAGAAATGATTTTTTGTAGATATATAGCCAAGCCGCCATAGGCATTTTCTTTTTTTTCAACGATCTTTTTAGAAATTCTTTGCCATTTAATAAAATCCCTTTCAAGGATGGATCGTGAACCCAAAAATTTTTAGTATTAACAGATGCATCCATCACAATAACATCTACGGATTCACAAATACAACAATCTAGCTCCAAGCAAACATTATTTAATATAAAATCATCAGAATCTAAAAAAATAATATATTCACCAGACGCATTTTGCATACCTACATTTCTTGCATCTGAAAGACCTCCATTTGGTTTGTGAATAACCTTTACACGATTATCTTTGCTTCTTATTAAATCACATAATTCCTGTGAACCATCAGAACTACCATCATCAACAAGAATCATCTCAAAATCTTTATAATCTTGTTCTAAAACAGAATTTACGCATCGATACAAATACTGTTTGACATTATAAACAGGAACAACAAAAGAATATTTAATCATTCTTCCTCACAAGACAACATTTTTCTCAACACGATTAAAGGATTTTGTTTATAAAGTCTACGATGTCTTATTGCATCTTGTAAACAAAGTAGTTTCCACCATCTCGGAGAAATCATCTTATAGAGCGCACCCTGATCACGAAAATATTTCTCATCATAGCCAGTTTTCCAAGTTGATTGACGTTCTTCCGTAAGTTCTGCTATGTAGTCAGGAACGGCGTACATTTTCAAGCCTTTTCGAAGACAATCCGTCAAAAAGATATTATCTTCTCCATGACTATGCTCTGTTCCACCTCCAAAACATTGATTAAAGTAAATGCCCTTTTCTCGAACAGATTTTAATCGAACCGCAACACGAGCCGTTCCAAAACGCAAATAGTTCAAGAAACCGACTTTATAAGCCTTTTTGATTACATATCGCGTAATTTTAGGTTCTATCAAATTAAAGGCTATAACATCGGCGTCAGGATAAAGTTCAAAAGCTTTATTCACTTTTTCTACATAGTCATCAACATAGACCATATCATCATCAGCAAAAAGGCAGATGTCTCCCGTCGCACGCATAAGTGCATTATTGCGATTTAAGCCAACACCTCTTTCTGCAAAATTTAAGTAACGTATTTTATGTTCATTCCATTCAAAGTCTTCTACCGAATTAAAATCGCATTGATTTGCAACAATAGCATCAGTTTTCAGATGCATTTTTTCCAAAAGACTATGATCATTTTGACGCATTGCAGCAACCAAAACCTGAACAACCATATACTACCCTTTATAAAATTCTTTATCAATAATTTTTTTTACAACGCAAGGATTGCCTGCAGCAAGTACTCCACTCGGAATAGTTTTCGAAACAACAGCTCCCGCTCCTATAATAGAATGATCACCAATAGACGCTCCTGGCATAATTAAAACTTGTGTTCCTATCCAAGTGTACGCGCCTACAATTACTTTTTTTTGAGCCGTATTACCATCAAAACAATGTTTTACATCATCGTAAAAATGATTTCGAGTATATATTTTCACATTAGGTCCCATCATATTATGACCTTTAATATGAACCGAGGAATCTATAAAACAATTAACCCCAACAGCAGAAAAGTCCTCTAAAATAGCGCCCTCATTAAAAGAAGCCCCCTTTTCAATCAAGCACCCTTTGCCAACTTTTGCACAAATTTGTCGGGCAAAATGAACCCTTAAGGCATTTCCAATTTTTCCGAACGGGTGGCGACGACATGGCAACAGATTTCCAATAGTAGCCAAAAGCATTTTATTAAAATTAACTCGAAAGCCCATATCATCTCATTACTTTACAAGGTACACCAACAGCAGTTGCTCCTGCCGGAATATTTTTATTAACCAAAGTACAAGCACCGATAACAGCATCCTCTCCAATAGTTAAACCATTGCCTTCTGGAGTTTTACTAATAACACTTGAACGCATCCCTATATATACGCCATCTTCAATGGTAATCGGCAAATGTACTTGATTCCGCCCGTGGCAAGCAAAGAACACACCATAAGAAATGATGCAATTATTGCCAATTTTCAGCATATCGTAGCACATATCATCCAAGTAGCAGCGCATTCCTATAAAACAATGCTTACCAATCTTAAAGCCACAGATTCGATACAACAAAATTCGGACCCAATTGAGAGGACAATATGGAGCCAAGACCTGTGCAATAAATTTTCTAATAGGTTTCACCATAATTGTAAGTATAGAATAGTTGAAATAATATGGAGCCGGCCTAC is drawn from Fibrobacter sp. UWR3 and contains these coding sequences:
- a CDS encoding polysaccharide biosynthesis tyrosine autokinase encodes the protein MNENTKKISSLGNSLTIVEFALLLWKKKFLVALFVIVAAMLGATYAMWVRPLFTSDVLLQVNVKGTSSKSTKALGEMGAVLDLASPADAEIELIKSRMVLSDVVAKEHLYVWTVPIGFWDRLTHKEGRMDVDSLRIPEKVRAKKWMAVAKSDSAYSVVSSDEKNVLDGVVGEVAFKEYAGDTLAIRVNFMDARKGQKFALVRGTPLKAERALAAGLNVMEKGKQTGIISVRYSHRHPDRAASILNTIAKTYLRQNVEMRSAEAEKTLEFLEGQLPGVKAKLDSAEKILADYRYKVGSVDISGETKAHLDKEGQLQRQIMQLEQERQSALRLFKAEHPNVQTIVKQQNKLRAELAALKKNAEKMPLTQQEVKRLQEEVAVNNEVYTNMLNNIQQLRVVRAGEVGNVRIVDFAQVEQSQTKPNKSRILMASVVFGFIFGVLFVFLMYILRNGAKSASEIERETGLSVFAKIPQSTHKLLRGHKHLHHGAPFVLQNAEDKVSESFRSLQTALMFLMPNPEHSVVLVMGLIPGVGKSFVSLNLAATIAASGKKVLLIDADMRRGVIHGRSKFGLADVLAGIATLDTAVSQKHVDNLCVMNAGKTKLAACELLRGDAMDKLLKEAREKFDMVIVDTPPLNLVTDAELICPLVDYSLFVLHYGRHSMEEIKETVERVKRYSDKPAAIVMNHCEREPGHYGYGYYDKGYYGKKS
- a CDS encoding oligosaccharide flippase family protein, translated to MLKSQLKIGAALSYLVLGLQNLVGLIYTPFMLRMMGKSEYGLYSIAASVVAYLTILDFGFGNAIVRYTAKYRAEGKLNEQYKMFGMFFLLYCVVGVVTLIVGGILCCNAERVFDAAMSVDELRRTKLVLALMVANLAITFPLSLFGSIIVAYEQFVFQKIVAIIRIFLNTITMVVLLVLGYKAVAMVVVTTIFNLLSLGCNYLYCRRFLKIRLKFGRIQWGFLKEISVFSMWIFMSVVMDKVYWSTGQFVLGAYVGTAAVAVFAVAIQLQRMYMGFSLAISNVFLPKVTAMIVKNADEKVVSDLFLKTGRVQYCVIALILSGFFLFGKSFIVLWAGSGYEDAYVISMIFFIPFTVDLIQNIGLVILQARNQVKFRSILSLLAALGSLGIQIPLAKHYGGIGCAIGIAIGLVVAQVIVMNVYYKIRQKIDVFMFWMNIFKMSIMPIIMTFVCYLILQGFVIDSWQKWVVCVGVYLVVYIPLFFLLSMNPFERNLVKTPIIKILKKIS
- a CDS encoding glycosyltransferase, producing the protein MPKISVIVAVYCAEKSLCKCLDSLDNQTFKDYEVILVDDGSVDSSGLICDNYAHKHSNVVVVHKKNGGVSSARQCGMENASGEYVIHIDPDDWVEPNMLEEMYASAVLNSSDMVICDFIFHYQSKLICKPQKPKSLNHRDVMREFFFDLHGSCCNKLIKRECFVSNNLLFPTNLVVWEDLFVCVCLTFNPIRISYVPKAFYHYICYSNDNSLVKVVSRKKLNSMLFFIDYFESKDGFDISLLLKRKIEAKRTAFLLRDMKKDEFVGLLPETNVLFENGFGGFKKLDSLIRFSLGKSWRVSRILLSIWKLKFSVEKKIRKCL
- a CDS encoding O-antigen ligase family protein is translated as MSLIKFFAYVYLFSWIVMAFLPYVYFSTKVYYALLFIFSLTSLLFSVYAVLKFNLPAYFKVLFVFVFFLFIYGAYIAILGENIYWQGGGRFVNSYDYVLWLLTSMLSSIVVYTFSSRGILQNGEMKLFFLIAFVSSVFAFQVFSNEKIIEASKLGLDDDEFTVTCVYSFLSLFPFVVLLKKSVLLQFSGVCAIFTFCVLGVKRGPILLCALCSLFFVWNLLQGSSIKKKLLVVFLLFIASVGIYDFILSQIENSPYFALRVEQTLAGDSSGRDSYGKVILDYYLNHTNLREFFLGMGANQTLSVNVSFAHNDWLGILLEQGVVGVLLYLVYWIGFFMSWMKSKKNKDAYTALGVLLLIGIGKSLFSMYYLPVTAEMIISSGFFAVGLGYFMGIAYPQEDVFGLSERQSMVDNT
- a CDS encoding glycosyltransferase, with the protein product MIKYSFVVPVYNVKQYLYRCVNSVLEQDYKDFEMILVDDGSSDGSQELCDLIRSKDNRVKVIHKPNGGLSDARNVGMQNASGEYIIFLDSDDFILNNVCLELDCCICESVDVIVMDASVNTKNFWVHDPSLKGILLNGKEFLKRSLKKKKMPMAAWLYIYKKSFLDANKLMFKKGILHEDEQFTPRAILAAKSVVYSGIMHYGYEIRPESIMTKKDKSQNLMDFYETCLELEILYKRISDFTLQRFLRDSLVQKYLSIYQLGNLYKKSFPFSGKFFLLRNSKLLKTKMKSFVFFISPRLYCFINEMAKTVLDKCCR
- a CDS encoding glycosyltransferase gives rise to the protein MVVQVLVAAMRQNDHSLLEKMHLKTDAIVANQCDFNSVEDFEWNEHKIRYLNFAERGVGLNRNNALMRATGDICLFADDDMVYVDDYVEKVNKAFELYPDADVIAFNLIEPKITRYVIKKAYKVGFLNYLRFGTARVAVRLKSVREKGIYFNQCFGGGTEHSHGEDNIFLTDCLRKGLKMYAVPDYIAELTEERQSTWKTGYDEKYFRDQGALYKMISPRWWKLLCLQDAIRHRRLYKQNPLIVLRKMLSCEEE
- a CDS encoding acyltransferase, translating into MLLATIGNLLPCRRHPFGKIGNALRVHFARQICAKVGKGCLIEKGASFNEGAILEDFSAVGVNCFIDSSVHIKGHNMMGPNVKIYTRNHFYDDVKHCFDGNTAQKKVIVGAYTWIGTQVLIMPGASIGDHSIIGAGAVVSKTIPSGVLAAGNPCVVKKIIDKEFYKG
- a CDS encoding DapH/DapD/GlmU-related protein; the encoded protein is MVKPIRKFIAQVLAPYCPLNWVRILLYRICGFKIGKHCFIGMRCYLDDMCYDMLKIGNNCIISYGVFFACHGRNQVHLPITIEDGVYIGMRSSVISKTPEGNGLTIGEDAVIGACTLVNKNIPAGATAVGVPCKVMR